TCAGATCGACCTCTTTGAAGGCCGCGTCAAAATCCTGCCGAATCAATGTCCGTACCGCCTGCGCTTTCCCGTAGTAGGCATCGTAGTAGCCGGAGCTCAGCGCATAGGTGCCCAGCATGATCCGGCGCTTCACCTCCGGACCAAATCCCTCCTGGCGGGTCTTGGTATAGAGGTCCAGCAGATCTTTCGTATCCTTGGAACGCAGGCCGAACTTCACGCCGTCGAAGCGGGCCAAATTCGAACTCGCTTCCGCCGTGGCAATGACATAATACACCGCCACCGCCGCATCGGTGCGCGGCAGCTGAATCTCTTTGATCTCTCCACCGAGACTTTTCAATTCTTCGATCGCCGCACGCACGGCCTGCTCGACTTCCGGGTCAAGACCCTCTGCAAAAAATTCAGCCGGGATCCCGACCTTCAGCTTCTTCAGATCTTTTTTCTTCAGTGCCTTCGTATAGTCGGGCACCGGCACATCCGCCGAGGTTGAGTCCATCGGATCGTGACCGGCAATGACACCCAAGAGAAAAGCCGCGTCCGCCACATCCTTCGTGATGGGCCCGATCTGATCGAGCGACGAGGCGAAGGCGATCAGCCCGTAGCGCGACACCCGCCCATAGGTCGGCTTCAAGCCGACCACGCCGCAAAACGCCGCCGGCTGCCGGATCGATCCGCCGGTATCCGATCCGAGCGCCGCCGCGCACTCGTCCGCCGCCACCGCGGCCGCCGATCCGCCGCTCGATCCGCCCGGCACACATTGCAGATTCCAGGGATTGCGGCTGGGGCCGAAGGCCGAGTTTTCCGTGGAGGACCCCATCGCGAACTCATCGAGGTTGGTCTTCCCCAACAGCACATAGCCCTGCGCCCGCAACTTCGCGATGACCGTGGCATCATAGGGCGGCACAAAGTTCTGGAGCATCCGCGAGCTGCAGGTGGTCGTGACGCCTTCGGTGCAGAGGTTGTCCTTGATCGCCAGGGGCATCCCCATCATCGGCTGCGTTTTCCGCCAACCCTTCAGCGAGTCGTCCAGCGCAGCCGCATCGACCATCGCCTGCTCTTTTTGGGTTGTCACGTACGCCTTGACCTTGGGCTCAACCTGCCCGATGCGCAGGAAATAGGCGCGCACGATCTCCTTGGCGGTGACTTCCCCGGCCGTGAATTTCCGCTGCAGTTCGCAGAGCGTCAGTTTATGCAGACTCATGGGTGCTTGGCCGCCGCCTCAACGATGCGGTTCTTTCCATCCACGCGCACGATCTTCGGCGCGTGCCGTTTGATCTCTTCTTCGCTGTAGTATTCGTAACAGAAGATAATGATCTGATCGCCCGTCGCGCCCTTCCGCGCCGTCGGCCCGTTCAAGATGATTTCTCCGCCGCCCCGCTTTCCGGTGATTGCGTAGGTCATAAACCGTTCGCCGTTATTCAGGTTCGAACAGACGACGGCCTCATACGGAAGAATGCCGGCCGCCTCGAGCAGCTCCTCATCGACCGTCAAGCTCCCCTCGTACTCCAGGTGTGCGCCGGTCACGGTCGCACGGTGAATTTTTGATCGCAGCATCTGTCGAAACATGAGACTCCTTTATGGCTGGATCCCCGCCCGGCGGGGATCTTAATCAATAATCTTCGGCACGCAGAATCCGTCCGCTTCACGCTCCGGGGCATTGGCAAGCGCTTGCTCGACCGACAACGACGGCCGCACCACATCGTCGCGAAACACGTTCACCTGGCCCAGTACCGTCGCCGTCGGCTGAACCCCGTCCGTATTGTATTTCTTGAGCGTCTCAACATGCGTCAGAATCTGGCTCAACTGTTTGGCAAACACGGCCACCTCGCTCTCAGTCACCTGGAGCCGCGCCAGCTTCGCCACCTTCTCAACTTCCTGTTTGGTAATTTCCACTCTGTTATCCTTCCCCACTCTTTGAGGAGTTCAAAATGGTCTTCCAGCAAGGCCGCAGGAAGTCCGTTAACCGAGGCGTACCCACTGGGGTACGTCGCAGGGAGACGGACGACCGAGAACGCCGCTGGAAGCCATTTTCAACATCCGATCACTCCACCGTCACGCTTTTTGCCAGGTTCCGCGGCTGATCCACATCCGCCCCGCGCAACACGGCAATATGATACGCCAACAACTGCAAGGGAATCGTGAACAGAATAGGCGAGAGCAACGGGTGCGTCTCCGGAATCGTGAACACCGCATCCGCGGTCTTCCCAAGTTCTCGCTCCCCTTCCGCCACAAACGCGATCACCGGCGCATGCCGCGCCTTCACTTCCATCAGATTGCTCACCGTCTTTTCATACAGGCGATCGCGCGGCGCCAGCACCACCACCGGCATGTCCTTATCGAGCAACGCAATGGGGCCATGCTTCATCTCGCCGGCCGGATACCCTTCGGCATGGATGTACGAAATTTCCTTGAGCTTCAGCGAGCCCTCCAATGCGATCGGGTAGTTAATTCCACGCCCCAGAAACAGAAAGTTCCGTTTTTTATAATAGCGTTTGGCGATCGCCATGATCTCGGCTTCCCGACCCAGCACCCGCTCAACGAGCGCAGGCAATTGAACCAATCGATCCAACCAGGCCTTCCCGTCGGCCACATTCATCACCTTGCGCACGCGCGCCAGATGGAGCGACAACAGGTACAGTGCGGTGAGCTGTGCGGTAAAGGCCTTGGTTGAGGCCACACCGATCTCCGGCCCGCAATGCGTATAGAGCACACCGTCCGACTCCCGTGCCAGCGTGCTGCCGACCACGTTCACGACGGACACCACGCGGGCGCCCTTCGCCTTTGCCTCCCTCGCCGCGGCCAGCGTATCAGCCGTTTCACCTGATTGGGAAATCGTAATGAATAGATCGTTCTTCCCGACCAGCGGATCGCGATAGCGAAACTCGCTCCCGATATCGACTTGCACCGGCGTCCGCACCATTTCCTCGAAGAGGTACTTGCCGACTAACCCGGCATGCCAGGAAGTCCCGCAGGCCACGATCCAGATCCGTTCCACCGCGGCGAATTCCTTAGGCGTGAGTCCGATGTCCGGCAGATCGGCTTCTCCGGTTTCGTAGGAGTACCGCCCACGCATGGTATCGAGAATGGTCTGGGGCTGCTCATGAATCTCCTTCAGCATGAAATGCGGAT
The sequence above is drawn from the Nitrospira sp. genome and encodes:
- the gatA gene encoding Asp-tRNA(Asn)/Glu-tRNA(Gln) amidotransferase subunit GatA; this encodes MSLHKLTLCELQRKFTAGEVTAKEIVRAYFLRIGQVEPKVKAYVTTQKEQAMVDAAALDDSLKGWRKTQPMMGMPLAIKDNLCTEGVTTTCSSRMLQNFVPPYDATVIAKLRAQGYVLLGKTNLDEFAMGSSTENSAFGPSRNPWNLQCVPGGSSGGSAAAVAADECAAALGSDTGGSIRQPAAFCGVVGLKPTYGRVSRYGLIAFASSLDQIGPITKDVADAAFLLGVIAGHDPMDSTSADVPVPDYTKALKKKDLKKLKVGIPAEFFAEGLDPEVEQAVRAAIEELKSLGGEIKEIQLPRTDAAVAVYYVIATAEASSNLARFDGVKFGLRSKDTKDLLDLYTKTRQEGFGPEVKRRIMLGTYALSSGYYDAYYGKAQAVRTLIRQDFDAAFKEVDLIVTPVTPTPAFKLGEKSEDPLQMYLSDIFTISVNLAGLPAISLPCGFSKAGLPIGLQLIGRAFQEDTLLRAAHAYEQATQWRAKKPAVR
- the glmS gene encoding glutamine--fructose-6-phosphate transaminase (isomerizing), translated to MCGIVGYVGNQEAVPILIGGLAKLEYRGYDSAGVAIQQGQKINVRRSVGKLVNLQKSLQEKELSGMVGIGHTRWATHGKPSEQNAHPHRSKGCVLVHNGIIENYQPLKQQLEKEGYKFQSETDTEVLAHLIDKYLQQGQGLADAVRSATKDVRGSYALAVISEKEPGTLVAARSGCPLVLGRTKQASFVASDVMAMLAHTRDVTYLEEGDVAVVTQHEMHLTNADGQPVSRKATKITWDASAVEKSGYPHFMLKEIHEQPQTILDTMRGRYSYETGEADLPDIGLTPKEFAAVERIWIVACGTSWHAGLVGKYLFEEMVRTPVQVDIGSEFRYRDPLVGKNDLFITISQSGETADTLAAAREAKAKGARVVSVVNVVGSTLARESDGVLYTHCGPEIGVASTKAFTAQLTALYLLSLHLARVRKVMNVADGKAWLDRLVQLPALVERVLGREAEIMAIAKRYYKKRNFLFLGRGINYPIALEGSLKLKEISYIHAEGYPAGEMKHGPIALLDKDMPVVVLAPRDRLYEKTVSNLMEVKARHAPVIAFVAEGERELGKTADAVFTIPETHPLLSPILFTIPLQLLAYHIAVLRGADVDQPRNLAKSVTVE
- the gatC gene encoding Asp-tRNA(Asn)/Glu-tRNA(Gln) amidotransferase subunit GatC; this encodes MEITKQEVEKVAKLARLQVTESEVAVFAKQLSQILTHVETLKKYNTDGVQPTATVLGQVNVFRDDVVRPSLSVEQALANAPEREADGFCVPKIID
- a CDS encoding aspartate 1-decarboxylase; translated protein: MFRQMLRSKIHRATVTGAHLEYEGSLTVDEELLEAAGILPYEAVVCSNLNNGERFMTYAITGKRGGGEIILNGPTARKGATGDQIIIFCYEYYSEEEIKRHAPKIVRVDGKNRIVEAAAKHP